In a single window of the Flavivirga spongiicola genome:
- the fsa gene encoding fructose-6-phosphate aldolase, with translation MKFFIDTANLGDIAEAQALGVLDGVTTNPSLMAKEGITGAENILAHYQKICDLVDGDVSAEVISTDFEGMVSEGEKLAALHPQIVVKLPLIADGIKACKYFSDKGIKTNVTLVFSAGQALLAAKAGATYVSPFIGRLDDISTDGLNLIAEIRQIYDNYAFDTQILAASVRHTMHVIDCAKLGSDVMTGPLSSIKGLLKHPLTDIGLAKFLEDYKKGNQ, from the coding sequence ATGAAATTTTTTATAGATACGGCCAATCTCGGTGATATTGCAGAAGCTCAAGCTTTAGGAGTTTTAGATGGTGTGACAACAAATCCATCATTAATGGCAAAAGAAGGTATTACAGGAGCTGAGAATATTTTAGCACATTACCAAAAAATTTGTGATTTAGTTGATGGCGATGTAAGTGCAGAAGTGATTTCTACCGATTTTGAAGGTATGGTATCAGAAGGAGAAAAATTAGCAGCTTTACACCCACAAATAGTTGTGAAATTGCCATTAATAGCAGATGGGATTAAAGCCTGTAAATACTTTTCAGATAAAGGAATAAAAACCAATGTAACTTTGGTTTTTTCTGCAGGGCAAGCATTGTTGGCTGCAAAAGCGGGAGCTACTTATGTATCTCCGTTTATTGGTAGATTAGATGATATTTCTACCGATGGCTTGAATTTAATAGCTGAGATTAGACAAATTTATGATAACTACGCTTTCGATACTCAAATTTTAGCAGCATCTGTGCGTCATACCATGCACGTCATAGATTGTGCTAAATTAGGATCTGATGTTATGACAGGACCCTTATCGTCAATTAAAGGGTTGCTTAAGCACCCGTTAACTGATATAGGTTTAGCTAAATTTTTAGAAGACTATAAAAAAGGAAATCAGTAA
- a CDS encoding transketolase family protein, with amino-acid sequence MNRTIDQQAADNIRALAVAMVEKANSGHPGGPMGGGDFMHILYSEFFNYDPSDMTWPFRDRFFMDAGHLSTLMYAQYYLLGNYEKKDIENFRQWGSVTPGHPEVDVARGIENTSGPLGQGHTMGVGAAIAAKFLQARFGDWMNHKIYGFISDGGIQEEISQGAGRIAGHLGLNNFIMFFDSNDIQLSTSTDEVTTEDTAMKYEAWGWKVVTIDGHDHDAIRKALTDANNETEKPTLIIGKTIMGKGCVTADGSMFEGYCELHGQPISKTGADYTKTLLNLGANPDAPFDKYEDVSAFYDTLIKEKTAKAAEKKAVIEAWRQDNKALSDKLDHFLSGELPDLDFESIEYKAGLATRAASSSVLGYLAEHVENMIVSSADLSNSDKTDGFLKKTHALQKGDFSGSFLQAGVAELTMACIANGIALHGGIIPVVATFFVFSDYMKPAIRLSGIQELGVKYVWTHDAFRVGEDGPTHQPIEQEAQIRLLEKLKNHSGKNSFLALRPADSAETAVAWKMALENSNTPSGLILSRQGVKDIPANDSSRYQEALAAEKGGYLVKEVENPDVVLIANGSEVSTLIEAAKLLEERENIKVNIASIISEGVFRLQSKDYQESIIPKGKPLYGLTAGLPVNLQGLVGENGKVFGVDHFGYSAPAGVLDEKFGFTGEKVCQNVIEYLNETSMAKI; translated from the coding sequence TCCTATGGGAGGTGGCGATTTTATGCACATCTTATATTCTGAGTTCTTCAATTACGATCCGTCAGATATGACATGGCCGTTTAGAGATCGATTTTTTATGGATGCTGGGCATTTATCTACTTTAATGTATGCACAGTATTACCTTTTAGGGAATTATGAGAAAAAAGATATTGAAAACTTCAGGCAATGGGGGTCTGTAACACCTGGACATCCAGAAGTAGATGTTGCCAGAGGTATAGAAAATACGTCGGGACCATTAGGACAAGGACATACTATGGGTGTTGGAGCTGCCATCGCAGCAAAGTTTTTACAGGCACGGTTTGGAGATTGGATGAACCACAAAATATATGGCTTTATTTCTGATGGAGGTATTCAAGAAGAGATCTCTCAAGGTGCTGGTAGAATTGCAGGTCATTTAGGGTTGAACAATTTTATTATGTTCTTCGATTCTAACGACATTCAGTTATCAACATCAACAGATGAGGTGACTACCGAAGATACAGCCATGAAGTATGAAGCTTGGGGCTGGAAGGTTGTTACTATCGATGGACATGATCATGATGCTATTAGAAAGGCTTTAACAGATGCAAATAACGAAACTGAAAAACCAACCTTAATAATAGGTAAAACTATTATGGGGAAAGGTTGTGTAACTGCAGACGGAAGTATGTTTGAAGGGTACTGTGAATTACACGGACAGCCGATTAGTAAAACAGGAGCAGATTATACAAAAACCTTATTGAATTTAGGTGCTAATCCTGATGCCCCTTTTGATAAATATGAGGATGTAAGTGCGTTTTACGACACATTAATAAAAGAGAAAACAGCAAAAGCGGCTGAAAAGAAAGCAGTTATTGAAGCTTGGAGACAAGACAATAAAGCACTTTCAGATAAATTAGATCACTTTTTATCAGGAGAGCTTCCAGATTTAGATTTCGAATCTATTGAATATAAAGCTGGATTAGCTACCAGAGCAGCATCTTCTAGTGTACTTGGGTATTTAGCAGAGCATGTTGAGAACATGATTGTATCTTCGGCAGATTTATCCAATAGTGATAAGACCGACGGGTTTTTAAAGAAAACGCATGCATTACAAAAAGGAGATTTTAGTGGATCATTTTTACAGGCTGGTGTAGCCGAGCTAACCATGGCATGTATTGCAAACGGTATCGCACTACACGGTGGTATTATTCCAGTAGTAGCAACCTTCTTTGTGTTTTCAGATTATATGAAACCAGCGATTCGTTTAAGTGGTATTCAGGAATTAGGTGTAAAATACGTTTGGACACATGATGCATTTCGTGTTGGAGAGGATGGTCCTACACATCAACCGATAGAGCAAGAAGCGCAAATAAGATTGTTAGAGAAACTAAAAAACCATAGTGGTAAAAATAGTTTCTTAGCATTACGTCCTGCGGATTCAGCAGAAACAGCTGTAGCATGGAAAATGGCTTTAGAAAACAGTAATACCCCATCAGGTTTAATATTATCAAGACAAGGGGTTAAAGATATTCCAGCTAATGATTCATCAAGATATCAAGAAGCTTTAGCAGCAGAAAAAGGAGGATATTTAGTGAAAGAAGTTGAGAACCCAGATGTTGTTTTAATTGCTAACGGATCGGAAGTTTCAACCTTGATTGAAGCTGCAAAACTACTTGAAGAAAGAGAAAATATTAAAGTGAATATTGCTTCAATAATTTCTGAAGGCGTGTTTAGACTACAATCTAAAGACTATCAGGAAAGTATTATTCCAAAGGGAAAACCGTTATATGGCTTAACAGCAGGTTTACCAGTGAATTTACAAGGGCTTGTAGGCGAAAATGGCAAGGTTTTCGGAGTCGATCATTTTGGTTATTCAGCACCTGCAGGTGTTTTAGATGAGAAGTTTGGTTTTACAGGAGAAAAAGTATGCCAAAATGTAATTGAGTATTTAAATGAGACATCTATGGCTAAAATTTAA